One stretch of Arthrobacter polaris DNA includes these proteins:
- the rpmA gene encoding 50S ribosomal protein L27, which yields MFKWHIKGASSTRNGRDSNAQYLGVKRFGGQVVKAGEIIVRQRGTHFHPGVSVGRGKDDTLFALDAGAVEFGTRRGRRVVNIVAAAI from the coding sequence ATTTTCAAATGGCACATAAAGGGTGCGAGTTCCACTCGCAACGGCCGTGACTCCAACGCTCAGTACCTGGGCGTCAAGCGCTTCGGTGGTCAGGTTGTCAAGGCTGGCGAAATCATCGTTCGCCAGCGCGGCACACACTTCCACCCCGGCGTAAGCGTTGGCCGTGGCAAGGATGACACACTGTTCGCATTGGACGCAGGCGCGGTTGAGTTCGGCACACGTCGTGGACGTCGTGTTGTAAACATCGTTGCAGCTGCAATCTAA
- the rplU gene encoding 50S ribosomal protein L21: MVYAIVRAGGRQEKVSVGDHVTMNRVPGGVGSTLELPALLLVDGEKLTTAAKDLANVKVTAEKLEDLRGPKIVIQKYKNKTGYKKRQGHRQELSKVKITSIV; encoded by the coding sequence GTGGTGTACGCGATTGTCCGCGCAGGCGGCCGTCAAGAAAAGGTTTCCGTTGGAGACCACGTGACCATGAACCGCGTCCCCGGTGGAGTCGGCAGCACACTTGAGCTGCCCGCTTTGCTCTTGGTTGATGGTGAGAAGCTCACCACAGCCGCGAAGGACCTGGCTAATGTGAAGGTTACGGCAGAGAAGTTGGAGGATCTTCGCGGGCCGAAGATCGTCATCCAGAAGTACAAGAACAAGACCGGTTACAAGAAGCGTCAGGGCCACCGTCAGGAACTGTCCAAGGTCAAGATCACTTCAATCGTTTAA
- the obgE gene encoding GTPase ObgE yields the protein MASFVDRVVLHVSGGTGGHGCVSVKREXFKPLGGPDGGKGGDGGSVTFRVSDQTTTLLDFHHSPHRRGGNGQPGMGDWRDGKDGESLLLDVPDGTVIKDRDGNVLADLVGMGNEYIAAAGGQGGLGNAALSSQKRKAPGFALMGVDGTENDVVLELKSIADIALVGFPSAGKSSLIAAMSAARPKIADYPFTTLIPNLGVVQAGDVRFTMADVPGLIEGASEGKGLGHNFLRHVERCAAIVHVLDCAALEADRDPISDLAIIERELDRYTVDMSFAGSDGDVVPLNARPRLIALNKVDSPDGRDMAGFVRADLESRGYRVFEVSATSHEGLKALGYAMAEIVSAARQSVIDTPAKVVPVILRXRAVNATSFTIVKEERNLEPIFRVRGEKPERWVKQCDFQNEEAIGYLADRLAKIGVETALFNAGATPGDTVVIGGDNGGMIFDWEPTMMGGAEHLAAPRGTDLRLIDLGDRPTRSQKRQEQQERRDAKSAARAELETERKAGIWTELNDNRTTSKAHSIAADLAAEGEADDTGAAQK from the coding sequence TTGGCCAGCTTTGTTGACCGGGTTGTTCTGCATGTATCCGGCGGGACCGGCGGCCATGGCTGCGTCTCGGTAAAACGCGAANAGTTCAAGCCCTTGGGCGGGCCCGACGGCGGTAAAGGCGGCGATGGCGGAAGTGTCACCTTCCGGGTCAGCGACCAAACCACCACGTTGCTTGACTTCCACCATTCACCTCACCGCCGCGGTGGCAATGGCCAACCCGGTATGGGTGACTGGCGCGATGGCAAGGACGGAGAGTCCCTACTCCTTGATGTGCCCGACGGCACCGTCATCAAGGACCGCGACGGCAATGTGCTGGCGGACTTGGTGGGCATGGGTAATGAGTATATTGCTGCTGCTGGTGGCCAAGGTGGCCTCGGTAACGCTGCACTGTCCTCCCAGAAGCGTAAGGCTCCCGGCTTTGCCTTGATGGGTGTAGACGGCACTGAGAATGACGTTGTCCTGGAGCTGAAATCCATTGCCGACATTGCGCTGGTGGGTTTCCCTTCGGCAGGAAAATCGAGCTTGATTGCAGCCATGTCTGCAGCACGGCCCAAGATTGCCGATTACCCTTTCACCACGTTGATCCCGAACCTTGGTGTGGTCCAGGCTGGCGATGTACGTTTCACCATGGCCGATGTTCCCGGGCTTATTGAGGGCGCAAGCGAAGGTAAAGGCTTGGGCCATAACTTCCTGCGCCACGTTGAACGTTGCGCAGCCATTGTGCACGTCCTTGACTGTGCCGCACTTGAAGCTGATCGGGATCCCATCAGCGACCTTGCCATCATTGAACGCGAGCTTGACCGCTACACAGTGGACATGAGCTTTGCAGGTAGTGACGGGGATGTTGTCCCCTTGAACGCCCGTCCCCGCCTGATCGCGTTGAATAAGGTTGACTCACCTGATGGTAGGGACATGGCAGGATTTGTTCGTGCCGACCTTGAGTCCCGTGGCTACAGGGTCTTTGAAGTCTCTGCCACCAGCCATGAGGGCCTGAAGGCGCTAGGTTATGCCATGGCAGAGATCGTCAGTGCTGCCCGCCAGAGCGTCATCGATACTCCCGCCAAGGTTGTTCCTGTCATCTTGCGCNCCCGCGCAGTGAACGCTACCTCGTTTACCATCGTCAAAGAGGAGCGGAACCTGGAACCGATTTTCCGTGTGCGCGGGGAAAAGCCCGAGCGTTGGGTCAAACAATGCGACTTCCAGAACGAGGAAGCTATTGGCTACCTTGCTGATAGGTTGGCGAAGATCGGCGTTGAAACGGCACTCTTCAATGCTGGTGCCACACCTGGGGACACAGTTGTCATCGGTGGGGACAACGGCGGTATGATCTTCGACTGGGAGCCCACCATGATGGGCGGCGCCGAGCACTTGGCTGCACCCCGTGGTACCGATTTGCGCCTCATTGACTTAGGTGACCGCCCCACACGCTCACAGAAGCGTCAGGAGCAACAGGAACGTCGTGACGCGAAGTCTGCTGCCCGTGCCGAGCTGGAAACCGAGCGCAAAGCAGGCATCTGGACCGAGCTCAACGACAACCGCACTACCAGCAAGGCGCACAGCATTGCTGCGGACCTTGCGGCAGAGGGCGAAGCCGACGACACAGGTGCAGCGCAGAAATAA